The proteins below are encoded in one region of Sedimentibacter sp. zth1:
- a CDS encoding redox-sensing transcriptional repressor Rex, translating to MDKEKKISSAVIRRLPKYYRYLKELLRKDIYKTSSKELSQMTGFSASQIRQDLNNFGGFGQQGFGYDVYNLSNEIGKIIGTDKSYNIIIVGAGNIGQAIANYTGFYENGYKLVAIFDKNPKIVGLSIRNVIIQDIDEIADFLEHNAVDLAVICTPKNACQATANVLVENGIRGIWNFAPTDIKVSKDVVIENVHLNESLFSLTYYYNKKQQ from the coding sequence ATGGATAAGGAAAAAAAAATCTCATCTGCCGTAATACGAAGATTGCCTAAATATTACAGATATTTAAAGGAACTGCTAAGAAAAGACATTTATAAAACGTCTTCAAAAGAATTAAGTCAAATGACTGGCTTTTCAGCATCTCAAATACGACAAGATTTAAATAATTTTGGAGGATTTGGACAACAAGGTTTCGGTTATGATGTATACAATTTAAGTAATGAAATAGGAAAAATTATCGGAACGGATAAAAGCTATAATATTATTATTGTTGGAGCAGGTAATATAGGTCAAGCAATTGCGAATTATACAGGATTTTATGAAAATGGTTACAAACTTGTAGCAATATTTGACAAGAATCCTAAGATTGTAGGTTTATCAATTAGAAATGTGATAATTCAGGATATTGATGAAATAGCTGATTTTTTAGAACATAATGCAGTTGACCTAGCAGTTATTTGCACACCTAAAAATGCGTGCCAAGCTACAGCAAATGTCTTAGTAGAAAATGGAATTAGGGGTATATGGAATTTTGCACCTACAGATATTAAAGTATCCAAAGATGTAGTTATTGAAAATGTGCACCTAAATGAGAGTCTATTTTCATTGACATATTATTATAACAAAAAACAACAATAA
- a CDS encoding 5'-nucleotidase C-terminal domain-containing protein, translating into MKKKLLSLSLVVMLILSSFSFAFAEDVAPETKTITIVHTNDTHARVLDSDGGFGFAKIATLIKEQKALNPNTLVVDAGDTLHGLPIINISKGEGAVKVLNAVGYDFMVPGNHDFNYGYERLLELKDMAEFEMLSANIYDSNNKNLFDPYKIVEIDGVKVGIFGLTTTETTFKTSPNNVKGITFANEIETAKKIVEELQDKTDIIIAITHVGLDKSTEITSDKIAEQVDGIDVIIDGHSHTALKDGKLVNNTLIAQTGEYDKNLGIVNIEISNGKIVNKEAKLLCSKEMTDVEADADVQAVLDSISSENEEFFSEVVAKTDIELDGARENVRTKETNLGNLSADAVRNETKADIAFVNGGNIRISIPVGDITQGDLAKLFPFGNRMQVVELTGSEIIQALELSVAGYPATKGGFLQVSGLTFKFAENLEPGNRVQEVTINGELIDTAEELAKTYTVALNDYLAIGGDGYEVFNGKLVIAEFGSYEEIIARYLNVNGTKGCEVSGRIEVVTKEVELVVTEPEKTEDITYIVVSGDCLWRIAQKYNTTWQILAEYNKLKNPNLIFPNQIIVIPSK; encoded by the coding sequence GGATTTGGTTTTGCCAAAATTGCTACTCTTATAAAAGAGCAAAAGGCATTAAATCCTAACACTTTAGTAGTTGATGCTGGAGATACACTACATGGTTTGCCAATCATTAACATAAGTAAAGGTGAAGGAGCAGTAAAGGTTTTAAATGCCGTTGGATATGATTTTATGGTTCCAGGAAACCATGATTTTAATTATGGGTATGAAAGATTATTAGAATTAAAAGATATGGCTGAGTTTGAAATGTTAAGTGCTAATATATATGATTCGAATAATAAAAATCTATTTGATCCTTACAAAATAGTTGAGATTGATGGAGTTAAAGTTGGTATATTTGGCTTAACAACAACTGAAACTACTTTTAAAACAAGTCCTAATAATGTTAAAGGTATAACATTTGCTAATGAAATAGAAACTGCTAAAAAAATAGTTGAAGAGTTACAAGATAAAACAGATATAATTATAGCAATAACACACGTTGGATTAGATAAAAGTACAGAAATTACATCTGATAAAATTGCAGAGCAAGTTGATGGAATTGATGTAATCATTGATGGTCATAGTCATACAGCTCTAAAAGATGGTAAATTAGTTAATAATACTTTAATAGCTCAAACTGGTGAATATGATAAAAATTTAGGAATTGTTAATATTGAAATTTCTAATGGCAAAATTGTTAATAAAGAAGCTAAATTATTATGTTCAAAAGAAATGACTGATGTAGAAGCAGATGCAGACGTTCAAGCTGTTTTAGATTCTATATCTTCAGAAAATGAAGAGTTTTTTTCAGAAGTTGTTGCTAAAACTGATATTGAATTAGATGGAGCTAGAGAAAATGTTAGAACAAAAGAAACTAATTTAGGAAACTTATCTGCAGATGCTGTTAGAAATGAAACTAAAGCTGACATAGCGTTTGTAAATGGTGGTAATATCAGAATTTCTATTCCAGTAGGGGATATAACACAAGGCGATTTAGCTAAATTATTCCCGTTTGGAAATAGAATGCAAGTTGTAGAATTAACAGGTAGCGAAATTATTCAAGCACTTGAGTTATCAGTGGCAGGATATCCAGCAACAAAAGGTGGATTTTTACAAGTTAGTGGATTAACATTTAAATTTGCTGAAAACTTAGAACCTGGAAACAGAGTACAAGAAGTAACTATTAATGGTGAATTAATTGATACTGCTGAAGAGCTAGCAAAAACATACACTGTTGCATTAAATGATTATTTAGCAATCGGTGGAGATGGTTATGAAGTATTTAATGGAAAATTAGTAATTGCTGAATTTGGCTCATATGAAGAAATAATTGCTAGATATTTAAATGTCAATGGTACAAAAGGTTGTGAAGTTTCTGGAAGAATAGAAGTTGTTACCAAAGAAGTAGAACTAGTAGTAACAGAACCAGAAAAAACTGAAGATATAACATATATAGTTGTATCTGGAGATTGTTTGTGGAGAATAGCTCAAAAATATAATACAACATGGCAAATACTTGCTGAATACAACAAACTTAAAAATCCTAACTTGATATTCCCTAATCAAATTATTGTAATACCTTCGAAATAA